Proteins encoded within one genomic window of Pieris rapae chromosome 1, ilPieRapa1.1, whole genome shotgun sequence:
- the LOC110994772 gene encoding lysine-specific demethylase 6A isoform X3 — protein MALYVSPGFTRAADAHLRLALMFKARRHWGAAAIHFRRAKLAPHQDATFTRLEMSFHAAHLLEARGLKKAARDAYQRLLKEPHLTTSLKADVCRQLGWLYHRCASLEEAAARGRAAVWCLQRAVVAEPESGAGLYLLGRCFAAQGKVHDAFIAYRNSVEKSEGNADTWCSIGVLYQQQNQPMDALQAYICAVQLDKGHSAAWTNLGSLYESCQMPRDAFACYTNGGTAATASSAALRHRLAALRAHLAHAPMPSVTGKRRPLPSIEEAWNLPISAEMSSRAPKSAPPPYPGKRSSSGGASAIEEAPPLTAHQLQTLQHLQRNSHNLSPHQQAMMQQLLSQYRLSQAARARTVAKSETSGSSDNAESLAEDLLKKFADTQPDVKKETITEGVTGEAVLGGRQAVVKLEPLKTDPLKPLSFNMNMTSKQILDACKDNAGPASSWSVLGDGCAPPEPPPVPPPRLSPEQLAPPAPFVYVESKRDAFSPQLQDFCLKHPIAVVRGLTAALKLDLGLFSTKTLVEAWPDHAVEVRTQLMQSADENWDPSGRRRVWACASHRSHTTVRKYAQYQAGSFQDSLREERERGGGPLAAGALSDSDGRESGPVKRRRGARMLRFGTNVDLSDERKWRPQLAELQKLPAFARVTSAANMLSHVGHVILGMNTVQLYMKVPGSRTPGHQENNNFCSININIGPGDCEWFGVPDAYWGGVKELCDRHGLSYLHGSWWPDPEELRAHGVPVYRFTQRPGDLVWVNAGCVHWVQATGWCNNIAWNVGPLTARQYALALERYEWNKVQSFKSIVPMVHLTWNLARNIRVSDPRLHRAMRTCLMQTLRAAAGTLGAVRARAVPVRFHGRARGEASHYCGACEREVWHALLVREHEKRHVVHCLPCARRASPALQGFLCLEEHHMEELLQVYDAFTLHRPPPPNSHAALPALPALPATPD, from the exons ATGGCGTTGTACGTGTCGCCGGGGTTTACGCGAGCGGCGGATGCGCATCTGCGGCTGGCCCTCATGTTCAAGGCGCGGAGGCACTGGGGCGCCGCTGCCATACACTTCCGAAGAGCCAAGCTCGCCCCACACCAGGACGCCACATTCACCAGGTTGGAAATGAGCTTCCACGCTGCGCATTTGCTGGAGGCCAGAGGGCTCAAGAAGGCGGCTAGGGACGCCTACCAACGACTGCTGAAAGAGCCACACCTTACGACTAGTCTGAAGGCGGACGTCTGTCGACAGTTAG GGTGGTTGTACCATCGGTGCGCGTCATTGGAAGAGGCTGCAGCAAGAGGCCGTGCGGCAGTATGGTGCCTTCAGCGAGCTGTTGTAGCGGAACCCGAATCTGGTGCTGGACTTTACCTTCTAGGGCGATGTTTTGCTGCCCAAGGGAAAGTTCACGATGCATTCATTGCCTACCGCAACTCTGTTGAAAAGTCTGAAGGCAACGCGGACACGTGGTGCTCCATTGG GGTGCTATACCAGCAACAGAACCAGCCAATGGACGCGCTTCAAGCGTACATTTGCGCCGTACAACTGGATAAAGGGCACTCAGCTGCATGGACGAACCTTGGGAGTCTGTACGAAAGCTGTCAAATGCCCCGTGATGCCTTCGCCTGCTATACTAATGGTGGGACGGCCGCTACAGCCTCCAGTGCTGCACTAAGACATCGTCTTGCAGCATTAAGAGCTCACCTCGCGCACGCGCCTATGCCTTCTGTCACTGGCAA ACGTCGTCCCCTGCCATCTATAGAGGAAGCATGGAATCTTCCAATATCGGCTGAAATGTCATCTCGTGCACCTAAATCCGCTCCACCCCCGTACCCTGGAAAGCGTAGCAGCAGCGGAGGCGCCAGCGCAATTGAAGAGGCGCCGCCACTCACCGCGCATCAGCTGCAAACGCTTCAACACCTGCAGAGGAACTCGCATAATCTGTCTCCGCACCAACAA GCTATGATGCAACAGTTATTATCTCAGTACCGGTTATCGCAAGCGGCGAGGGCGCGGACG GTTGCGAAAAGTGAGACGAGCGGTAGCAGCGACAACGCGGAGTCGCTGGCCGAAGATTTGTTGAAGAAGTTTGCGGACACACAGCCAGATGTCAAGAAGGAGACTATCA CAGAAGGCGTAACCGGCGAGGCAGTTCTTGGTGGACGGCAGGCCGTCGTGAAGTTGGAGCCACTCAAGACAGACCCCCTTAAGCCACTCAGTTTTAACATGAATATGACTTCCAAGCAGATACTTGACGCTTGCAA GGATAATGCGGGTCCTGCGTCTTCCTGGTCCGTGCTGGGCGACGGCTGCGCCCCTCCGGAGCCTCCCCCCGTGCCCCCTCCGCGTCTTAGCCCCGAACAACTGGCACCGCCCGCTCCTTTCGTTTACGTGGAGTCGAAGAGAGACGCTTTCTCGCCGCAGCTACAAGACTTCTGCTTGAAGCATCCGATAGCCGTGGTGCGCGGTCTCACGGCCGCGTTGAAGCTCGACCTCGGCCTCTTCTCGACCAAGACTCTGGTCGAGGCCTGGCCCGATCACGCCGTAGAGGTGCGAACTCAGCTTATGCAGTCCGCCGACGAGAACTGGGACCCCAGCGGAAGGCGACGCGTGTGGGCTTGTGCCTCGCACCGTTCACACACCACCGTGCGGAAATACGCGCAGTACCAGGCCGGGTCCTTCCAAGACTCGCTCCGAGAGGAGCGCGAACGCGGGGGCGGGCCCCTCGCCGCCGGGGCCCTTTCGGACTCCGACGGCCGCGAGTCTGGACCCGTGAAGAGGCGCCGAGGGGCGCGCATGCTCCGGTTCGGGACCAACGTCGACCTCTCCGACGAGCGCAAGTGGCGGCCCCAGCTGGCCGAGCTGCAGAAGCTGCCGGCTTTCGCGCGCGTCACCTCAGCCGCCAACATGCTGTCGCACGTCGGACACGTGATCCTCGGCATGAACACGGTGCAGCTGTACATGAAGGTGCCCGGCTCGCGAACGCCCGGCCACCAGGAGAACAACAACTTCTGCTCGATCAACATCAACATCGGGCCCGGCGACTGCGAGTGGTTCGGCGTGCCCGACGCGTACTGGGGCGGCGTCAAGGAGCTGTGCGACCGCCACGGGCTGTCCTACCTGCACGGCTCGTGGTGGCCGGACCCCGAGGAGCTGCGTGCGCACGGCGTCCCCGTGTACCGCTTCACGCAGAGGCCCGGCGACCTCGTGTGGGTGAACGCGGGCTGCGTGCACTGGGTGCAGGCCACCGGCTGGTGCAACAACATCGCCTGGAACGTCGGCCCTTTGACGGCGCGTCAGTACGCGTTGGCGCTCGAGCGCTACGAATGGAACAAGGTGCAGAGCTTCAAGTCGATCGTTCCCATGGTGCACCTGACGTGGAACCTGGCGCGCAACATCCGCGTGTCCGACCCGCGCCTGCACCGCGCGATGCGCACCTGCCTCATGCAGACGCTCCGGGCGGCGGCCGGCACTCTGGGCGCCGTCCGGGCGCGCGCGGTGCCCGTGCGATTCCACGGCCGGGCGAGGGGCGAAGCCTCGCACTATTGCGGCGCCTGCGAACGCGAGGTCTGGCACGCGCTGCTCGTGCGCGAGCACGAAAAGAGGCACGTGGTGCACTGCCTGCCGTGCGCGCGTCGGGCGAGTCCCGCTCTGCAGGGTTTCCTGTGCCTCGAGGAGCACCACATGGAGGAGCTGCTGCAGGTGTACGACGCTTTCACGCTGCACCGTCCTCCGCCGCCCAACTCGCACGCGGCGCTGCCCGCGCTGCCCGCTCTGCCGGCGACGCCCGACTGA
- the LOC110994772 gene encoding lysine-specific demethylase 6A isoform X1: protein MDDKEELHLTSQELQVLSELDSRQFGFLKLRGNEHGRTRSLVLKAVKYLEGMLVQVKEEERACSPGARRDICIDPKTYCKLGHFHLLLEDYAKAMSAYQKFYALEQDNWKDPLFLYGLGLCYYHYNAFDWATKALQMALYVSPGFTRAADAHLRLALMFKARRHWGAAAIHFRRAKLAPHQDATFTRLEMSFHAAHLLEARGLKKAARDAYQRLLKEPHLTTSLKADVCRQLGWLYHRCASLEEAAARGRAAVWCLQRAVVAEPESGAGLYLLGRCFAAQGKVHDAFIAYRNSVEKSEGNADTWCSIGVLYQQQNQPMDALQAYICAVQLDKGHSAAWTNLGSLYESCQMPRDAFACYTNGGTAATASSAALRHRLAALRAHLAHAPMPSVTGKRRPLPSIEEAWNLPISAEMSSRAPKSAPPPYPGKRSSSGGASAIEEAPPLTAHQLQTLQHLQRNSHNLSPHQQAMMQQLLSQYRLSQAARARTVAKSETSGSSDNAESLAEDLLKKFADTQPDVKKETITEGVTGEAVLGGRQAVVKLEPLKTDPLKPLSFNMNMTSKQILDACKDNAGPASSWSVLGDGCAPPEPPPVPPPRLSPEQLAPPAPFVYVESKRDAFSPQLQDFCLKHPIAVVRGLTAALKLDLGLFSTKTLVEAWPDHAVEVRTQLMQSADENWDPSGRRRVWACASHRSHTTVRKYAQYQAGSFQDSLREERERGGGPLAAGALSDSDGRESGPVKRRRGARMLRFGTNVDLSDERKWRPQLAELQKLPAFARVTSAANMLSHVGHVILGMNTVQLYMKVPGSRTPGHQENNNFCSININIGPGDCEWFGVPDAYWGGVKELCDRHGLSYLHGSWWPDPEELRAHGVPVYRFTQRPGDLVWVNAGCVHWVQATGWCNNIAWNVGPLTARQYALALERYEWNKVQSFKSIVPMVHLTWNLARNIRVSDPRLHRAMRTCLMQTLRAAAGTLGAVRARAVPVRFHGRARGEASHYCGACEREVWHALLVREHEKRHVVHCLPCARRASPALQGFLCLEEHHMEELLQVYDAFTLHRPPPPNSHAALPALPALPATPD, encoded by the exons ATGGATGACAAAGAAGAGCTTCATCTAACCTCACAAGAGCTGCAAGTGTTGTCAGAGCTTGACAG CCGCCAGtttggatttttaaaattacgagGAAATGAACATGGGAGAACTCGATCTCTTGTTCTCAAGGCTGTCAAATATTTGGAGGGAATGTTGGTACAAGTTAAg GAAGAGGAAAGAGCATGTTCACCAGGTGCCAGAAGAGATATTTGTATAGATCCAAAAACATATTGTAAGTTGGGACATTTCCATCTCCTTCTTGAAGACTATGCAAaag CTATGTCAGCTTATCAGAAGTTTTATGCTTTGGAACAAGACAACTGGAAGGATCCCTTGTTTCTATATGGACTAGGGCTCTGTTACTACCATTATAATGCATTTGATTG GGCCACGAAGGCGCTTCAAATGGCGTTGTACGTGTCGCCGGGGTTTACGCGAGCGGCGGATGCGCATCTGCGGCTGGCCCTCATGTTCAAGGCGCGGAGGCACTGGGGCGCCGCTGCCATACACTTCCGAAGAGCCAAGCTCGCCCCACACCAGGACGCCACATTCACCAGGTTGGAAATGAGCTTCCACGCTGCGCATTTGCTGGAGGCCAGAGGGCTCAAGAAGGCGGCTAGGGACGCCTACCAACGACTGCTGAAAGAGCCACACCTTACGACTAGTCTGAAGGCGGACGTCTGTCGACAGTTAG GGTGGTTGTACCATCGGTGCGCGTCATTGGAAGAGGCTGCAGCAAGAGGCCGTGCGGCAGTATGGTGCCTTCAGCGAGCTGTTGTAGCGGAACCCGAATCTGGTGCTGGACTTTACCTTCTAGGGCGATGTTTTGCTGCCCAAGGGAAAGTTCACGATGCATTCATTGCCTACCGCAACTCTGTTGAAAAGTCTGAAGGCAACGCGGACACGTGGTGCTCCATTGG GGTGCTATACCAGCAACAGAACCAGCCAATGGACGCGCTTCAAGCGTACATTTGCGCCGTACAACTGGATAAAGGGCACTCAGCTGCATGGACGAACCTTGGGAGTCTGTACGAAAGCTGTCAAATGCCCCGTGATGCCTTCGCCTGCTATACTAATGGTGGGACGGCCGCTACAGCCTCCAGTGCTGCACTAAGACATCGTCTTGCAGCATTAAGAGCTCACCTCGCGCACGCGCCTATGCCTTCTGTCACTGGCAA ACGTCGTCCCCTGCCATCTATAGAGGAAGCATGGAATCTTCCAATATCGGCTGAAATGTCATCTCGTGCACCTAAATCCGCTCCACCCCCGTACCCTGGAAAGCGTAGCAGCAGCGGAGGCGCCAGCGCAATTGAAGAGGCGCCGCCACTCACCGCGCATCAGCTGCAAACGCTTCAACACCTGCAGAGGAACTCGCATAATCTGTCTCCGCACCAACAA GCTATGATGCAACAGTTATTATCTCAGTACCGGTTATCGCAAGCGGCGAGGGCGCGGACG GTTGCGAAAAGTGAGACGAGCGGTAGCAGCGACAACGCGGAGTCGCTGGCCGAAGATTTGTTGAAGAAGTTTGCGGACACACAGCCAGATGTCAAGAAGGAGACTATCA CAGAAGGCGTAACCGGCGAGGCAGTTCTTGGTGGACGGCAGGCCGTCGTGAAGTTGGAGCCACTCAAGACAGACCCCCTTAAGCCACTCAGTTTTAACATGAATATGACTTCCAAGCAGATACTTGACGCTTGCAA GGATAATGCGGGTCCTGCGTCTTCCTGGTCCGTGCTGGGCGACGGCTGCGCCCCTCCGGAGCCTCCCCCCGTGCCCCCTCCGCGTCTTAGCCCCGAACAACTGGCACCGCCCGCTCCTTTCGTTTACGTGGAGTCGAAGAGAGACGCTTTCTCGCCGCAGCTACAAGACTTCTGCTTGAAGCATCCGATAGCCGTGGTGCGCGGTCTCACGGCCGCGTTGAAGCTCGACCTCGGCCTCTTCTCGACCAAGACTCTGGTCGAGGCCTGGCCCGATCACGCCGTAGAGGTGCGAACTCAGCTTATGCAGTCCGCCGACGAGAACTGGGACCCCAGCGGAAGGCGACGCGTGTGGGCTTGTGCCTCGCACCGTTCACACACCACCGTGCGGAAATACGCGCAGTACCAGGCCGGGTCCTTCCAAGACTCGCTCCGAGAGGAGCGCGAACGCGGGGGCGGGCCCCTCGCCGCCGGGGCCCTTTCGGACTCCGACGGCCGCGAGTCTGGACCCGTGAAGAGGCGCCGAGGGGCGCGCATGCTCCGGTTCGGGACCAACGTCGACCTCTCCGACGAGCGCAAGTGGCGGCCCCAGCTGGCCGAGCTGCAGAAGCTGCCGGCTTTCGCGCGCGTCACCTCAGCCGCCAACATGCTGTCGCACGTCGGACACGTGATCCTCGGCATGAACACGGTGCAGCTGTACATGAAGGTGCCCGGCTCGCGAACGCCCGGCCACCAGGAGAACAACAACTTCTGCTCGATCAACATCAACATCGGGCCCGGCGACTGCGAGTGGTTCGGCGTGCCCGACGCGTACTGGGGCGGCGTCAAGGAGCTGTGCGACCGCCACGGGCTGTCCTACCTGCACGGCTCGTGGTGGCCGGACCCCGAGGAGCTGCGTGCGCACGGCGTCCCCGTGTACCGCTTCACGCAGAGGCCCGGCGACCTCGTGTGGGTGAACGCGGGCTGCGTGCACTGGGTGCAGGCCACCGGCTGGTGCAACAACATCGCCTGGAACGTCGGCCCTTTGACGGCGCGTCAGTACGCGTTGGCGCTCGAGCGCTACGAATGGAACAAGGTGCAGAGCTTCAAGTCGATCGTTCCCATGGTGCACCTGACGTGGAACCTGGCGCGCAACATCCGCGTGTCCGACCCGCGCCTGCACCGCGCGATGCGCACCTGCCTCATGCAGACGCTCCGGGCGGCGGCCGGCACTCTGGGCGCCGTCCGGGCGCGCGCGGTGCCCGTGCGATTCCACGGCCGGGCGAGGGGCGAAGCCTCGCACTATTGCGGCGCCTGCGAACGCGAGGTCTGGCACGCGCTGCTCGTGCGCGAGCACGAAAAGAGGCACGTGGTGCACTGCCTGCCGTGCGCGCGTCGGGCGAGTCCCGCTCTGCAGGGTTTCCTGTGCCTCGAGGAGCACCACATGGAGGAGCTGCTGCAGGTGTACGACGCTTTCACGCTGCACCGTCCTCCGCCGCCCAACTCGCACGCGGCGCTGCCCGCGCTGCCCGCTCTGCCGGCGACGCCCGACTGA
- the LOC110994772 gene encoding lysine-specific demethylase 6A isoform X2: MDDKEELHLTSQELQVLSELDSRQFGFLKLRGNEHGRTRSLVLKAVKYLEGMLVQVKEEERACSPGARRDICIDPKTYCKLGHFHLLLEDYAKAMSAYQKFYALEQDNWKDPLFLYGLGLCYYHYNAFDWATKALQMALYVSPGFTRAADAHLRLALMFKARRHWGAAAIHFRRAKLAPHQDATFTRLEMSFHAAHLLEARGLKKAARDAYQRLLKEPHLTTSLKADVCRQLGWLYHRCASLEEAAARGRAAVWCLQRAVVAEPESGAGLYLLGRCFAAQGKVHDAFIAYRNSVEKSEGNADTWCSIGVLYQQQNQPMDALQAYICAVQLDKGHSAAWTNLGSLYESCQMPRDAFACYTNGGTAATASSAALRHRLAALRAHLAHAPMPSVTGKRRPLPSIEEAWNLPISAEMSSRAPKSAPPPYPGKRSSSGGASAIEEAPPLTAHQLQTLQHLQRNSHNLSPHQQAMMQQLLSQYRLSQAARARTVAKSETSGSSDNAESLAEDLLKKFADTQPDVKKETIKGVTGEAVLGGRQAVVKLEPLKTDPLKPLSFNMNMTSKQILDACKDNAGPASSWSVLGDGCAPPEPPPVPPPRLSPEQLAPPAPFVYVESKRDAFSPQLQDFCLKHPIAVVRGLTAALKLDLGLFSTKTLVEAWPDHAVEVRTQLMQSADENWDPSGRRRVWACASHRSHTTVRKYAQYQAGSFQDSLREERERGGGPLAAGALSDSDGRESGPVKRRRGARMLRFGTNVDLSDERKWRPQLAELQKLPAFARVTSAANMLSHVGHVILGMNTVQLYMKVPGSRTPGHQENNNFCSININIGPGDCEWFGVPDAYWGGVKELCDRHGLSYLHGSWWPDPEELRAHGVPVYRFTQRPGDLVWVNAGCVHWVQATGWCNNIAWNVGPLTARQYALALERYEWNKVQSFKSIVPMVHLTWNLARNIRVSDPRLHRAMRTCLMQTLRAAAGTLGAVRARAVPVRFHGRARGEASHYCGACEREVWHALLVREHEKRHVVHCLPCARRASPALQGFLCLEEHHMEELLQVYDAFTLHRPPPPNSHAALPALPALPATPD; the protein is encoded by the exons ATGGATGACAAAGAAGAGCTTCATCTAACCTCACAAGAGCTGCAAGTGTTGTCAGAGCTTGACAG CCGCCAGtttggatttttaaaattacgagGAAATGAACATGGGAGAACTCGATCTCTTGTTCTCAAGGCTGTCAAATATTTGGAGGGAATGTTGGTACAAGTTAAg GAAGAGGAAAGAGCATGTTCACCAGGTGCCAGAAGAGATATTTGTATAGATCCAAAAACATATTGTAAGTTGGGACATTTCCATCTCCTTCTTGAAGACTATGCAAaag CTATGTCAGCTTATCAGAAGTTTTATGCTTTGGAACAAGACAACTGGAAGGATCCCTTGTTTCTATATGGACTAGGGCTCTGTTACTACCATTATAATGCATTTGATTG GGCCACGAAGGCGCTTCAAATGGCGTTGTACGTGTCGCCGGGGTTTACGCGAGCGGCGGATGCGCATCTGCGGCTGGCCCTCATGTTCAAGGCGCGGAGGCACTGGGGCGCCGCTGCCATACACTTCCGAAGAGCCAAGCTCGCCCCACACCAGGACGCCACATTCACCAGGTTGGAAATGAGCTTCCACGCTGCGCATTTGCTGGAGGCCAGAGGGCTCAAGAAGGCGGCTAGGGACGCCTACCAACGACTGCTGAAAGAGCCACACCTTACGACTAGTCTGAAGGCGGACGTCTGTCGACAGTTAG GGTGGTTGTACCATCGGTGCGCGTCATTGGAAGAGGCTGCAGCAAGAGGCCGTGCGGCAGTATGGTGCCTTCAGCGAGCTGTTGTAGCGGAACCCGAATCTGGTGCTGGACTTTACCTTCTAGGGCGATGTTTTGCTGCCCAAGGGAAAGTTCACGATGCATTCATTGCCTACCGCAACTCTGTTGAAAAGTCTGAAGGCAACGCGGACACGTGGTGCTCCATTGG GGTGCTATACCAGCAACAGAACCAGCCAATGGACGCGCTTCAAGCGTACATTTGCGCCGTACAACTGGATAAAGGGCACTCAGCTGCATGGACGAACCTTGGGAGTCTGTACGAAAGCTGTCAAATGCCCCGTGATGCCTTCGCCTGCTATACTAATGGTGGGACGGCCGCTACAGCCTCCAGTGCTGCACTAAGACATCGTCTTGCAGCATTAAGAGCTCACCTCGCGCACGCGCCTATGCCTTCTGTCACTGGCAA ACGTCGTCCCCTGCCATCTATAGAGGAAGCATGGAATCTTCCAATATCGGCTGAAATGTCATCTCGTGCACCTAAATCCGCTCCACCCCCGTACCCTGGAAAGCGTAGCAGCAGCGGAGGCGCCAGCGCAATTGAAGAGGCGCCGCCACTCACCGCGCATCAGCTGCAAACGCTTCAACACCTGCAGAGGAACTCGCATAATCTGTCTCCGCACCAACAA GCTATGATGCAACAGTTATTATCTCAGTACCGGTTATCGCAAGCGGCGAGGGCGCGGACG GTTGCGAAAAGTGAGACGAGCGGTAGCAGCGACAACGCGGAGTCGCTGGCCGAAGATTTGTTGAAGAAGTTTGCGGACACACAGCCAGATGTCAAGAAGGAGACTATCA AAGGCGTAACCGGCGAGGCAGTTCTTGGTGGACGGCAGGCCGTCGTGAAGTTGGAGCCACTCAAGACAGACCCCCTTAAGCCACTCAGTTTTAACATGAATATGACTTCCAAGCAGATACTTGACGCTTGCAA GGATAATGCGGGTCCTGCGTCTTCCTGGTCCGTGCTGGGCGACGGCTGCGCCCCTCCGGAGCCTCCCCCCGTGCCCCCTCCGCGTCTTAGCCCCGAACAACTGGCACCGCCCGCTCCTTTCGTTTACGTGGAGTCGAAGAGAGACGCTTTCTCGCCGCAGCTACAAGACTTCTGCTTGAAGCATCCGATAGCCGTGGTGCGCGGTCTCACGGCCGCGTTGAAGCTCGACCTCGGCCTCTTCTCGACCAAGACTCTGGTCGAGGCCTGGCCCGATCACGCCGTAGAGGTGCGAACTCAGCTTATGCAGTCCGCCGACGAGAACTGGGACCCCAGCGGAAGGCGACGCGTGTGGGCTTGTGCCTCGCACCGTTCACACACCACCGTGCGGAAATACGCGCAGTACCAGGCCGGGTCCTTCCAAGACTCGCTCCGAGAGGAGCGCGAACGCGGGGGCGGGCCCCTCGCCGCCGGGGCCCTTTCGGACTCCGACGGCCGCGAGTCTGGACCCGTGAAGAGGCGCCGAGGGGCGCGCATGCTCCGGTTCGGGACCAACGTCGACCTCTCCGACGAGCGCAAGTGGCGGCCCCAGCTGGCCGAGCTGCAGAAGCTGCCGGCTTTCGCGCGCGTCACCTCAGCCGCCAACATGCTGTCGCACGTCGGACACGTGATCCTCGGCATGAACACGGTGCAGCTGTACATGAAGGTGCCCGGCTCGCGAACGCCCGGCCACCAGGAGAACAACAACTTCTGCTCGATCAACATCAACATCGGGCCCGGCGACTGCGAGTGGTTCGGCGTGCCCGACGCGTACTGGGGCGGCGTCAAGGAGCTGTGCGACCGCCACGGGCTGTCCTACCTGCACGGCTCGTGGTGGCCGGACCCCGAGGAGCTGCGTGCGCACGGCGTCCCCGTGTACCGCTTCACGCAGAGGCCCGGCGACCTCGTGTGGGTGAACGCGGGCTGCGTGCACTGGGTGCAGGCCACCGGCTGGTGCAACAACATCGCCTGGAACGTCGGCCCTTTGACGGCGCGTCAGTACGCGTTGGCGCTCGAGCGCTACGAATGGAACAAGGTGCAGAGCTTCAAGTCGATCGTTCCCATGGTGCACCTGACGTGGAACCTGGCGCGCAACATCCGCGTGTCCGACCCGCGCCTGCACCGCGCGATGCGCACCTGCCTCATGCAGACGCTCCGGGCGGCGGCCGGCACTCTGGGCGCCGTCCGGGCGCGCGCGGTGCCCGTGCGATTCCACGGCCGGGCGAGGGGCGAAGCCTCGCACTATTGCGGCGCCTGCGAACGCGAGGTCTGGCACGCGCTGCTCGTGCGCGAGCACGAAAAGAGGCACGTGGTGCACTGCCTGCCGTGCGCGCGTCGGGCGAGTCCCGCTCTGCAGGGTTTCCTGTGCCTCGAGGAGCACCACATGGAGGAGCTGCTGCAGGTGTACGACGCTTTCACGCTGCACCGTCCTCCGCCGCCCAACTCGCACGCGGCGCTGCCCGCGCTGCCCGCTCTGCCGGCGACGCCCGACTGA
- the LOC110994838 gene encoding dual specificity protein phosphatase 13 isoform X2, with translation MSYRDSMYGGSQSSVLSSLSTYRTSGLDGVSYTPTPDLNEVYPGLFVGDAVAAKDKAFLKRMGINYVLNTAEGKRYTQVDTDHLYYRDCPGLRYKGFQLMDLPSTDISKYFHIAANFIDEGISRGGRVLVHCFMGVSRSATCALAFLMIKRGMTLSEALALVRSRRDIHPNEGFIRQLRDLDRELRVCRIR, from the exons ATGAGTTACAGGGATTcc ATGTATGGGGGATCCCAATCATCTGTCTTGAGCTCTTTATCAACATACAGAACTAGTGGATTGGATGGGGTTTCCTACACACCAACACCTGATTTAAATGAAGTGTATCCAGGATTGTTTGTTGGAGATGC GGTTGCTGCAAAAGACAAAGCATTTTTAAAGCGCATGGGTATTaactatgtattaaatactgcTGAAGGCAAGCGCTACACGCAAGTAGACACTGATCATTTATATTATCGAGATTGTCCTGGTCTTCGCTATAAAGGCTTTCAACTTATGGATCTTCCATCTACTGACATATCAAAGTACTTCCACATTGCtgcaaattttattgatgaaGGAATTTCAAGAGGgg GTCGTGTGTTGGTACATTGCTTTATGGGAGTATCACGGTCAGCCACTTGTGCTCTTGCTTTCCTCATGATCAAGAGAGGCATGACTTTGTCTGAAGCTTTAGCTTTGGTTCGTTCTCGTCGTGATATTCATCCCAATGAAGGGTTTATTCGTCAATTGAGGGACCTGGACAGGGAATTGCGTGTATGTAGAATTCGCTGA
- the LOC110994838 gene encoding dual specificity protein phosphatase 13 isoform X1: MSYRDSFSLYPRYHTYSTSKDLRVGSHLRSPTMYGGSQSSVLSSLSTYRTSGLDGVSYTPTPDLNEVYPGLFVGDAVAAKDKAFLKRMGINYVLNTAEGKRYTQVDTDHLYYRDCPGLRYKGFQLMDLPSTDISKYFHIAANFIDEGISRGGRVLVHCFMGVSRSATCALAFLMIKRGMTLSEALALVRSRRDIHPNEGFIRQLRDLDRELRVCRIR, from the exons ATGAGTTACAGGGATTcc TTTTCACTATACCCGAGATATCATACATACAGTACTTCTAAAGACCTGCGTGTAGGATCACATCTAAGAAGTCCAACg ATGTATGGGGGATCCCAATCATCTGTCTTGAGCTCTTTATCAACATACAGAACTAGTGGATTGGATGGGGTTTCCTACACACCAACACCTGATTTAAATGAAGTGTATCCAGGATTGTTTGTTGGAGATGC GGTTGCTGCAAAAGACAAAGCATTTTTAAAGCGCATGGGTATTaactatgtattaaatactgcTGAAGGCAAGCGCTACACGCAAGTAGACACTGATCATTTATATTATCGAGATTGTCCTGGTCTTCGCTATAAAGGCTTTCAACTTATGGATCTTCCATCTACTGACATATCAAAGTACTTCCACATTGCtgcaaattttattgatgaaGGAATTTCAAGAGGgg GTCGTGTGTTGGTACATTGCTTTATGGGAGTATCACGGTCAGCCACTTGTGCTCTTGCTTTCCTCATGATCAAGAGAGGCATGACTTTGTCTGAAGCTTTAGCTTTGGTTCGTTCTCGTCGTGATATTCATCCCAATGAAGGGTTTATTCGTCAATTGAGGGACCTGGACAGGGAATTGCGTGTATGTAGAATTCGCTGA